A stretch of Salarias fasciatus chromosome 23, fSalaFa1.1, whole genome shotgun sequence DNA encodes these proteins:
- the ctbs gene encoding di-N-acetylchitobiase — MWGFVVYLSLLVVCGSIGCPCDSPELCQQITQQRDFEVFVFDVGGKTWKSYNWSMVTTVATFGKYDAELMCYAHSQGARVVLKGDVPLSYIVDPDNRTAWITDKVNLAKSQFMDGINIDIEQAVENGSLEYYALTALVKETTEAFHREIPGSQVSFDVAWSPKCIDKRCYDYVAIAESCDLLFVMSYDEQSQIMDDCIAMANAPLAQTLEAYDQYLDMKINPKKIVMGVPWYGYDYPCLNFSQEGVCSVAKVPFRGAPCSDAAGKQKTYKWLMQQVDSSFSGRLWDEKQQAPYFNYKDQSGQIHQVWYDDPQSICPKADAVKAKGLRGIGMWNGNILDYSDEPVARQQTAMMWNALLGC; from the exons atgtgGGGTTTTGTGGTCTACTTGTCGCTGCTTGTTGTCTGCGGGTCCATAGGGTGTCCCTGTGACAGCCCGGAGCTGTGCCAACAGatcacacagcagagagacttTGAG gtgtttgtttttgatgtgGGTGGAAAGACTTGGAAATCCTACAACTGGAGCATGGTGACCACAGTGGCGACTTTTGGAAAATATGACGCTGAACTCATGTGCTACGCTCACTCACAAGGTGCTCGGGTTGTACTGAAGG GTGATGTACCCCTCTCCTATATTGTGGACCCAGACAACAGGACAGCATGGATAACGGACAAGGTCAACCTAGCCAAGAGTCAGTTTATGGATGGGATCAACATAGACATCGAACAGGCAGTGGAGAACGGTTCTCTGGAGTACTACGCTTTGACGGCTCTGGTTAAAGAGACCACTGAGGCCTTCCACCGGGAGATCCCAGGTTCTCAG GTTTCATTTGATGTTGCCTGGTCCCCCAAATGTATCGACAAGCGCTGCTATGATTACGTGGCCATTGCCGAATCCTGTGACCTGCTGTTTGTGATGTCCTATGATGAACAGAGCCAGATCATGGATGACTGCATTGCCATGGCAAATGCCCCACTGGCTCAAACATTAGAAG CTTATGACCAATATTTGGATATGAAGATCAACCCTAAGAAGATAGTGATGGGAGTGCCGTGGTATGGCTATGATTACCCATGTCTGAACTTTTCCCAG GAGGGAGTATGTTCAGTAGCCAAGGTTCCTTTCCGTGGAGCTCCTTGCAGCgatgctgcaggaaaacaaaaaacctaCAAGTGGCTCATGCAGCAGGTCGACAGTTCATTTTCTGGCAGGCTGTGGGATGAAAAGCAGCAGGCTCCTTACTTCAATTACAAG gaCCAGAGCGGACAGATTCATCAGGTTTGGTATGATGACCCACAAAGCATTTGTCCCAAGGCAGATGCAGTGAAAGCTAAAGGTTTGAGGGGCATTGGCATGTGGAACGGCAATATCCTAGACTACAGTGATGAACCAGTTGCCAGGCAGCAGACCGCAATGATGTGGAATGCCCTGTTAGGATGCTAG